The window AATGGCAAGCAGTTTATTGCCAAGCTACGTGAAGACCTTAGTGCTTTTGAATATTCAACCATCTTCGGTACGAACAGTACTGTGCCCAATATCTCACCAACAGCTTTTCTGGTAGATCGTTGTGAAAATGTCTATGTCTCTGGTTGGGGTGGTGGAATCAACCGCGATGCCAATTATCCTACAGCAGGCACAAGTGGATTAACTGTTGTTGGTTCTCTGAATGGAAGTAGTGCAAGTACGGACGGAAGTGATTTATACTTTTTTGTTTTAGCGAAGAATGCAACAAGTCAGTTGTATGGAGATTTCTTTGGACAGATTGGTGGTTTTGGTGAACACGTAGATGGTGGTACAAGCCGATTTGATGAAAACGGTGTGATCTATCAAGCTTTGTGTGCCAATTGTGGTCAAAGACCTAAGCCTACTTTTCCAACGGGTCCGTCGGGGGGTGTTTTTGCAGAGCAAAATCTGTCCGGTGATTATTGTAATCTGGCCGCTGTGAAAATTGCTTTGAATTTGGCAGGCGTTGGTGCAGGCTTACAATCAACCATTGCGGGTCAGGTGAGGGATACTTCTGGTTGTGTGCCCTTAACTGTTGAGTTTTCAGATACACTTGCCTTGGGTAAACAATATATCTGGAATTTTGGAGATGGTTCTCCTGATGTTACCACAACGGTTCCAAGAATTTCTTACACTTTCAATGCGCCGGGTAATTATCGGGTTCGATTGATTGCTATTGATAGAACTACTTGCAATGAAACGGATACTTCTTACCTCACTATGCGTGTGCGTAATGATGAAGCGGTTTTACGTCCGTTTGATTATGTGAAAGCAGATCCCACCAACTGTACTTCATTAGAGTATCGGTTCACCAATAATTCTATCGCACCTATTGGTAAACCATTTCCAGCAAATGCATTCAGATGGGTTTTTGGAGATGGAAATTCTGTTGTAGCTGGTGCAGGTACTGTGAACCACACATTCGCTGCACCTGGTTCATACAATGTGCGCTTGGTGTTGACTGATACTACATATTGTAATGCACCGGATAGTATTGTGCAGACTATACGTATCACCGATACTGTGCGTGCTGAGTTTACAGTGCCCAATCCTTTGTGTGCTCCGCAGAATGTAATCTTTGATAATGTGTCTAGAGGTGGGCAAAGTTTTCTCTGGACTTTTCATGATGCCACTACATCAACAGATGTAAATCCAACGAAGTTTTACAGTACGCCGGGTTCTTACACGGTTACATTACGTGCTATTGACCCATCTACATGTAACAGGCAACATGATACAACCATTACCATTGTGCTCAATGGAACAGCAACAGCTGCTTTCACATTCGCACCGCTGACACCTATACCCAATAGGCCGGTTAGTTTTACCAATACATCTACAAACGGAGCCATTAGATATAAATGGTTGTTTGGGGATGGAGATGTTTTAGAAACCCTGCGCAGAGATACCATAGTGGAACATTATTATCCCAGCTCAGGTAAGTATCAGGCTTGTCTTGTTGCAATTAACGCTGCAGGATGTGCAGATACCACCTGTCAGGAAGTGTCTGCGCTTGTTGATCCATTAGTGGACGTACCCAATGCATTTTCGCCTAATGGAGATGGCGTAAATGATAAAATTCAAATCAGGGGATTTGGTATGAGTAGGGTGAACTGGCGTATTTACAATCGCTGGGGTAAACTCGTGTTCGTTACCAATGATCCGAATATTGGTTGGGATGGAACTTTCAACGGCCAATTACAACCACAGGAAGTGTATCATTATGTGTTGGAAGTAGAATTTACCAATAAAGCCAAAGTGGTTAAAAAAGGTGATATCACCTTACTCCGATGAAGCAAATACTCACCATATTATCTTGTTGCTTTTTGTGGGGAGTGTTGCCTGCGCAAGAGCTGAATTTTTCGCAGTATATCCATGCGCCACTGCTGATCAATCCTGCCAATACCGGTTTTGCACCTGATGCCGATTATCGGATTGGTGGTAATTATCGTACGCAGTGGTCTTCTGTAGGTACACCCTACAATACCATGCATCTTTGGGGTGATATGCAATTGTTTGGCGATAAGTTCGAGAACGGATGGGTTGGTGCAGGTTTTGGTATTTTGAGGGATGTGGCGGGCAGCGGTACACTTACATCCACAAGGGCTTTCGGTTCTATTGCCTATCATCAGCTTTTAGGCTATAAAGGTTTGTTGAGTCTTGGTTTTAATGTAGGTTATGTAGATAAGCGAATCAATATTTCGAAGCTTTCGTTCAATAATCAATGGAACGGACAGTTTTTTGATGTGAACATCCCTTCTAACGAACCCTTTATCGCCAATCAGGTGGGTTATCTCGACTTGCAGGTAGGTCTTAACTATTCACTCTTTGCATCTGAAAACTTATACCTCAATTTTGGTCTTAGTGGTAGAAGAATTAACAGGCCTGTTGAAAGTTTTTTTGCAGTCGGTACCGGCGATCAACGTGTACAACCACAGTACACAGCCTTCTTCAATGCCAGTTATAAGACAAATGATAATCTCTGGATTTTGAATCCGAATGTTTATGTCAATAAAGTAAGCAATCAAACAGAGGTTGTAGCAGGTATGAATGCGCAGCGAAACATCAGTGGGGATGGGTATACGCAAATGCTCTTTGGTGTTTACTACAGAATGGGTGATGCGTTTATTCCGATGGTGGGTTATCAGGTCAATGATTTGCGCATGACCATCAATTATGATGCTACCATCTCTACATTGCAGTCTTTCAATGGCACCAGAGGTGCTTATGAGATTTCTTTGGTAAAATCTGGACTGCTTTCTGGCGACAAATCTGTGAAATGTCCTACTGTGCGCTTCTGATTTGCTGCGGTGAATCTTGTATCTTGCAGCATTCAATTCAGCCACATGAAATACTTACCGCTCGATCCGGCCATTTTCATCAACAACAGAAAACGTTTTATCAAATCCATGCTGCCCAACAGTATTGCCATTTTTGTGAGCAATGATGAATGGCCTGGTAATGGAGATGCTTTACATCCATTCAAGCAAAACAGTGATCTCTACTGGCTAACAGGTATTGAGCAGGAAGACTCTATGGTGATCTTGTTCCCAGATAACCCAGATCCAAAATATCGTGAAGTACTCGTTTTAGTTCGTCCCAACGAATTGAAAGAAAAATGGGATGGTAAGAGATTGCGTGCACATGAAGCTTCCGCCATCAGCGGTATTCAAACCATCGTTTGGGTAGATACAATTGATGCGGCTTTGCAAACTTGGGTGCATCTGGCAGATAATATTTATCTGGATTCTAATGAGAATGATCGTCGTGCTTCTCAAGTGCGTAGTAGAGAATACCGTTTCATTGATGAAATGCGTACAAGATATCCGCTGCATGAATACAAGCGTGCCGCGCGTATTATGAAAGACCTGCGGGCTATCAAGACCAAAGAAGAAGTAGTGGTGATGCAAAAGGCGATTGATATTACTGAGCAGACATTCCGCAGGTTGCTGAAGTTTATTAAGCCTGGCGTGATGGAATATGAAATTGAAGCTGAGATCTGGCATAGCTTTTTGAGTCAGCGCGCATCTGGTCCTGCTTACGGCAGCATTATCGCTAGTGGCGACAGAGCCAGAACCTTGCACTATGTATCGAATAATCAGGAATGTAAAGACGGTGAATTGATATTGATGGATTTTGGTGCAGAGTACGGCGGGTATTGTGCCGATTTAACTAGGACTGTTCCGGTGAATGGAAAATTCAGCAAGCGCCAGAAAGAAGTGTACAATGCTTGTTTGCATTTACATAATTATGCCAAGGGTATTCTGAAGCCTGGTATCAGTATTCTCGATTATACAGAGAAAGTAGGTGATGAAGCTACCAAGCAATTCTTGAAAATTGGTTTGATTGCTAAGGCTGATGTGAAGAATGAGGATAAGGAGAATCGTGCGTACAGAAAATACCTGTATCATGGCATCTCTCACCATTTAGGTATTGATGTGCATGATCTGGGCACCAGAACAGAGCCCATTAAAGCGGGTATGGTCTTTACAGTTGAGCCGGGTATTTATATTGAAGAAGAACAAATGGGTATTCGTATTGAAAATAATTTCTGGATAACCAAGAGTGGAAATATTGATCTGATGAAAAATATTCCTATTACGGTAGAAGAGATTGAAGCACTCATGAAAAAATAATTATGCTGAAACAAATCCCCAATATTGTAACGCTGTTGAATTTGTTTTTCGGCTGTATGGCCATCGTAGCTGCTGTGCAGCCTGGCCTCACCATCATTACTGGTTCTGACGGAGAACAATTGGTGGCATTGCCGGAAAAGATTTGGTTGGCAGCCATCTTTATTGGTATTGCTGCTGTGATTGATTTTCTCGATGGTTTTGTGGCAAGATTAATGAATGCCAGTTCAGAAATGGGGAAACAATTAGACTCTTTAGCAGATGTGGTGTCTTTTGGCGTAGCTCCGGCAATGATTGCCTATCAATTTTTACGTCTTTCCTACGCGCAGCAAGAGGATGGATTGGATATCAGTATGGGGTATTTATTACCTGTTTTTATATTGCCTTGTGCAGCTGCTTATCGTCTTGGTCGATTTAATTTGGATACAACTCAACAGTTTGGGTTTAAGGGATTACCCGTACCGGCTGCCGGCTTGATGATCGCTTCATTTCCTTTGATTTATTGGTTTTCAGGTAGTGCTGCATTGGTGGCGCTTTTTCTGAATAAGTGGTTATGGTACGGAGTCATTCTGTTGCTCAGTGGTCTGATGGTATCTACACTGCCCCTGATGGCCTTCAAATTCAAGGATTATACGGTGGCAAATAACTGGCCCAAATATTTAGTAGTACTGATTGCTATACTTGGTGGTATTTTCCTGCAATGGCTGGCTATTCCGCTGGTGATAATCGCCTATGTTGTGTTATCTTTGGCGCTCAAACAAGCTTAACATGACTTATCACGTTCAGATCAAAGTGATGCCTTTGAAAGATTTATTGGATCCGCAGGGTAAAGCCGTACTGGGTGGTTTACATAACCTGGGCATGAATGGAGTAGCCGATGTGCGTGTGGGCAAGCATATCACTTTGGATATTGAAGCAGATTCTGAAGCAACTGCAAGAGCGATTGCAGAAGAAGCTTCTAAGAAAGTACTCGCCAATCCGGTCATGGAGTTTTACGAGATCGAACTCATCAACTAATTAACGGCCCGAGACTTCGGGCTTTTTGTTATGCTGTATCTGGTACCAACACCCTTGGGTAATCTGAAGGATATCACGCTGCGCGCGATTGAAGTGCTGCAGGCAGTGGATGTGATTCTTTGTGAGGATACCCGTACTTCTTCCAAATTGCTGCAGCATTACCAGATTCAGAAACCACTCTCTCCGTATCATCAGCACAATGAGCATAAGATTGTTGAGCATCTGGTGCAGCAGTTACAAGCGGGTAAAACCATGGCATTGATTACAGATGCTGGTACGCCCGGTATTTCTGATCCAGCATTTTTATTAGTACGTGCCTGTATACAGGCAGGTGTGAAAGTAGAAACACTGCCTGGGGCAACTGCATTTGTGCCTGCATTGGTGAATAGTGGTATCCCTTCTAATCGCTTTGCTTTTGAAGGTTTTCTGCCTTTGAAGAAAGGCCGCCAAACCATGCTGAAGAAATTGGCAGCGGAAGAAAGAACCATGATTTTGTATGAAAGTCCGGTTCGTTTGGTGAAAACCTTGCAAGAACTGGCGCAATATCTTGGTGCCGATAGGCAAGCAGCCGTATCCAGAGAGCTCACCAAACTATTTGAGGAAAACGCACGTGGCACGTTGGCTGAATTGATTGCCCATTTTCAGCAGAAAGCTGTAAAAGGGGAAATTGTGATCATACTTGCCGGAAAGGAGGCCTAATCATTCATCCTTTTTTCAAAATCAATCCAGCATTTTTCAGATATTTAGCACCCTTAATCAAGTGTTATGAGAAGATTATTGCTTGCAGTAGTGGCTTTTGTACCTGTTATCATAGCACAGGCCCAGCCTGATCGTTGGCAACAGCGTATTCGTTATAATATTGAAGCCGAGTTGAATGTGCAGAACAATCGTATGAAAGGTGTTGAGCGAATGGAGTACACCAACAATTCGCCTGATACATTGAATCGCTTGTTTATTCACTTATACTGGAATGCTTTCCAGCCCAACAGCAGCATGGACGTGCGTAGTAGAGAATTGGGTAAGATTATGCTGAAGAATAGAAGAGGTGAGGACTCGCCTGATTGGGATGCGCGTGTGCGTGATCGTATCAGCAGACTAGCAGATACCAGCATCGGCTACCAGAAAGTTGCTTATGTAAAAGTGAATGGTAAAGAACAGCAATTGCGTGAGTGGGAAACCATACTGGAAGTAAAGCTGGATAAGCCAATAATGCCTAAGTCAAAAGCCATGATTGAATTGTCTTTTGAAGCACAAGTGCCTGCGCAGATTCGCAGAAGCGGTCGCGACAATGCAGAAGGTGTTCGCTATAGCATGGCCCAGTGGTATCCTAAGATGGTGGAGTACGATTATCAGGGTTGGAATGCCAATCCATACATCGCTCGCGAGTTTTATGGTGTGTGGGGCGATTATGAGGTGAAACTGACTTTGGATAAAACGTATATGGTTGCCGCAACAGGTGTTTTGCAAAATGCAAATACCATCGGTTTTGGTTATGAAGCACCGGGAACAAAAGTGCCTTCAGTGAGTGGCAATAATCTTACCTGGCATTTCAAAGGAGAAAATATCCATGATTTTGTATGGGCTGCTGATCCTGCTTATAAGCATATTTCCAAGAAAGTGCGTCCTGATCTAACGATCCATGCATTTTACAAAGCGGGTGATGCACGTCAGGATAGTGCATGGAACAATGTGCTGTGGGCCGCTGAAAAAGTATTGCCTTACATGGAACAGCGCTTTGGTAAATATCCTTACCCTCAGTATAGTTTTATACAGGGTGGTGATGGTGGTATGGAATATGCCATGGCTACTTTGCTCAAAGGTTCTGGTTTGGGTACTGTTATCCATGAGTGGATGCATAGCTGGTATCAACACATGATGGGTACCAATGAAAGTTTGTTTGCATGGATGGATGAGGGCTTTACAGATTTCGGTACCAATGAAGTGTCTGATTATTATAATCAAAACTGGGCGGCTAAATCTCCATGGATCAATGAGCAAACGCGACAGTTCTACAATCGTCAGGTTGAATCTGCGAAAACTGCTTTCCCTTTGAAGCAGGCTGGTAGCTACAATAGTTATCTGGCTTTGGCCAAGAGTGGATTTGAAGAGCCAATGACAACGCATGCAGATCATTTCAATACCAATTATGCTTATTCCACTGCGGCCTATTCAAAAGGTGCAGTTTTCATTGCGCAGCTGGGTTATATCGTTGGTGATAGTGTTCGTGATAGAATCTTGTTGGAGTATTATAACCAGTGGCGTTTCAAGCACCCGAATGTGAATGATTTTGTTCGTGTGGCAGAGAAGGTGAGCGGCTTAACCTTGCAGTGGTACAAAGAGTATTTCGTTTACACGACTAAGACAATTGATTATGCAGTAGGCGATATGAGCGTGGCTGGTAATAAAACCAATATTGCTTTGAGAAGAATGGGTAAAATGCCGATGCCTGTAGATGTAACCATCACATTCAAAGACGGAAGTGTTGAGCATCATTATATTCCTTTGAACCTGATCTATGGTGAAAAGCCTGCAGAAGCCGGGGCGAAAAATCGTACCGTACATCCAGAGTGGAAGTGGACGCACCCCGACTATGTATTTAGCACCAATCGTGCTTTAACCGATATCAAGTCAGTAGAGATAGATGCAACAGGTAGAATGGCTGATATCAATAGAGCCAATAATAAAATTGTGATTCCTGATTAATCCTGACTAATTCAATGAAAAGGCCTCCAATGGAGGCCTTTTTTATCGTGCTACATGAAGCACAAATTTTTCTTGGAAATAGTCTTCTTTGAATAAGCTGGTTATTGATACCACGCCGGGCCTTGCGCCTGAATCAAATATTTCTTGTGTTAAATCGCCACCCTTGAGGCAAATGAGACCGTTCGCCAGTTCTTGTTTATGACCTTTTTCAACCAGAGGGTATGACCAGCGCAATAAATCTTTCAGCGGTGCTACTGCACGTGAAACAGCAAAATCGAATTTGCGTCCTTTGATTTCTTCTGCGCGGGTGTGTTGCGTAGTGATGTTTTGGATGCCCGCACCCTCGCAAACCGCTTCAACCACTTTTAATTTCTTGGCAATACTGTCTACTAAATGAAACTCCACCTCAGGAAAAAAGATAGCCAGAGGTACACCAGGAAAACCGCCACCGCAGCCAATATCCACAATGCGTGTGCCCGGTTGAAATTGAATCACGGCCGCTATACTCAATGAGTGTAATACATGATTAAGGTAAAGGCTTTCAATATCCTTTCTGGAAATTACATTGATCTTGCTATTCCATTCTTTGTATAACTCTTCCAGTGCAGTCAGTTGTTGTAACTGATGCTCGGTAAAATCAGCAAAATATTTGGTTATTAGTTCCAGTTTGTTGCGGGACGTTTCCATAGTGCAGGTAAAAAGAATAGTGTATAGAAAAACATCCAGATATCAAAGAAGAGGAACCAAGGCCAGAGGTCGGCTTCATTCAGTTTTTTCATCGTCTTAAACAAGAAGAAACTTTGCAGTAGAAAACGTACACCCCATACAGAAAGTGGTATCCACCAGATTGGATAAAAGATCAAGCTTACAGCGAGTAATGGATAAATCAGGAATAGACTTGATGAGTATAGTCCTAATAGAAACTGATGCTGAGCCTTGTAATATCTTGAAGTAGAATAGTGACGGTATTTTTGCTTCATCCAATCATTCCATGTGCGCTTGGGCTCGCTTAAAGTATGTGCAGCAGGATCAATCACAATAGCTGTGTTATCTGGGGTAGCTACTTGGTTAATGAATAAATCATCATCACCACTTGGAATCATGTTGATGGAGGAGAAGCCCTTGTTACGCAGAAATACATCTTTCTTATAGCTCAGGTTTCTACCCACGCCCATATAAGGTTTCCCCGCAAGGGCATAAGAGAAATACTGCAAAGCAGTATGGAAGGTTTCAAAACGGATCAGTTTATTGAGTAGTCCCGGCTTTTTATGGTAAGCGCCATAACCCAGTACAATCTCAGTATTGTCCTGATAAGCGTCTTGCATTTTCTGCAACCAATGTTCGCTGGCAGGTACACAGTCGGCATCAGTTAAGAGAATCATCTCATGTCGGGCACTTTTGATACCCATGGACAATGGGAATTTTTTCCCTGAAATCAGTTTGGCTTCCTGAGTGAGTTCAATATGGTTGATATTTTTGAACGATTTTTTAAACTCATCAATGATGTATTTACTCTCATCAGTAGAGTTATCGTTTACCACGACAATCTCTGTGGTTGTTTTATAGTCCTGCACCAGCACACCCGGTAGGTTTTTCACCAAGTTATCGGCCTCATCGCGGGCGCAGATCACCACAGAAACCGGGTGCTCCATATTCACGTGTTTTTCAGGTGCTTTATAGAATGCGAGTCTTCTAAAGAAAAACAGGTAATAATACACCTGAACGGCAACGATTATACAGAAAACAGCCAAAACGATATCCCAGACAAAAGAAGGTATCACGATCATCGGGCAAAAATAATGCTTGCAGTTGCCAACTTAGTTGGCATCGTGAATATGTGGATAAAAGCCAAGCCTTACTTTTGCGCCCATGGCGGCTTTGACATTTGCGTTAGAAGGTAAGGATGCGGCAAGTGCTGCAAGGGCGGGTACCATTGTAACAGATCATGGGTCCATTCAAACGCCCATTTTCATGCCCGTGGGTACAGTGGGTACGGTTAAAGCCGTTACGCAGCAACAACTGCATGCAGATGTTCAGGCCCAGATTATCTTGGGTAATACTTACCATTTATACCTGAGACCGGGAACAGAAGTGCTGGAGGCAGCCGGTGGCCTGCATCGTTTCAATGGCTGGAACAAACCCATTTTAACGGATAGTGGAGGTTATCAAGTGTTTTCCCTGGCGGCGAACAGAAAGCTTTCGGAAGAAGGTGCTTTGTTTCAAAGCCATATTGATGGTAGTCGCCACCTGTTTACACCTGAATCGGTGATGGATATCCAGCGCAGCATTGGGGCAGACATCATAATGGCTTTCGATGAATGTCCGCCTTATCCCAGCGAATACCGTTATGCTCAAAAGAGCATGGAGCTCACACATCGTTGGCTGGATCGTTGTTTCAACCGATTAGCAGAAACGCCAGATAAATATGGCTACACGCAGAACTTATTCCCAATAGTACAGGGTAGTACTTATGAAGACTTGCGTAAAGCATCTTCTGAGTATATCGCTTCCAAAGGTGCAGTAGGTAATGCCATTGGTGGATTGAGTGTGGGCGAGCCAGAGCAAATGCTGTACGATTTTACCCAGCTCTGCTGTGAAATACTGCCGGAGGCAAAGCCGCGCTATTTAATGGGCGTTGGCACACCTTGGAATATTCTCGAAGGCATTGCCCGTGGTGTTGATATGTTTGACTGCGTAATGCCCACCCGTAATGGCCGCAATGGGATGTTGTTTACCACACAGGGTGTGATCAATATCAAGAATAAGCAATGGGCAAAGGATTTTAGTCCTGTTGATCCGGGTTTACCCAATGAATTGAGTCAGTTTTATTCAAAGGCTTATCTCCGCCATTTATTTGTGGCAGGTGAGATATTAGGCATGCAATTAGCCAGTTTACAAAACCTGAGTTTCTATCTCTGGTTGGTAGGTGAAGCCCGCAAACATATTCTGGCCGGTGATTTCCATAGTTGGAAAACTCAGCAAGTGGAAATTTTGCGCCGCAGGTTATGATGTGTATAACCTTTTAAGTCTTTGTTTACTTACGCACAAGTTGATTTTGATTGAGATGGGTTGATATATTCGTATCACTTACTTAATCCGTTACCTCTGAAGTCCGTAAGTAGTGCACTCATCTTGATGAGTGTATTTTTTTTAGGTGCTGCTTAACAGCTTTTTGGCTGCCAATCTGCTGACTGCCTGTATCTTTGGGCAGAGCATGAAGAAACTCGACTGGTACATACTGAAAAATTTCATCTTCACTTTTGTGTTCTCCATTTTGCTGTTTGCAGTAATTGCAGTGGTGATTGATGTGAGTGAGAAAACAGATGATTTTGTGAAGTCGGGTCTGCCGGCCAGCAGGATCATTACGGATTATTATTATGGTTTCGTGCCGCATATTATCGCACTGCTCTTTCCATTATTTGTATTTATTTCAGTGATCTTTTTTACATCTAAGATGGCGGGTAGAAGCGAAATCATCGCCATCCTGGCCAGTGGTACCAGTTTCAATCGTTGGTTAAGACCTTACTGGGTAGGCGGTTTGTTGCTGGCGCTGGTTTTATGGTTTGCCAATCAGTATATCGTACCTAAGGCCAATCAGATTAGAGGCAGTTTCGAAGCCAACTATATTGACCGCAATTCTTCTTATCAGCAATTGCTGAATACGAGTAGCAATATTTATGTACGTATCGATTCTTTCTCTTACGCAGGTATCAATTACTACGATACTTTGTCCAAGCGCGGTGGACCATTCTTCATGAGTACAATTAAAGGCAATCAGGTAGTGAAGAATATTCGTGCAGAAGCGATCGTATGGGACACTGCTACACGGAAATGGAAGTTGGAAAATGTGATTGAAAGAAATATTCAGGGATTGAACGAAGTGGTTTCGATGAAAGATGCCCGGATTATGGACTTCAATTTCCGGCCTTTCGATCTGAGCCGGGATAAATACACCAAGGATAAGCTGACTACGCCTGAATTAGACCGATTTATCCGTTTGGAGGAATTACGCGGGTCTGAGGGGCTGAATGTGCTGAAAGTGGAGCGTTATCGCAGAGATGCGGTTTGCGTAACTGTAATTTTGCTCACGCTTATTGGTGCTGTTGTGGCCGGCCGTAAGATCAGGGGTGGAAGCGGGGGCCATTTGGCCATCGGTTTTGTAACGGCGGCTTTATTCATCCTAGCTGATAGATTCTCTACCATCTTCTCCACTAAGGGTAATCTGCCACCGATAATGGCTGCCTGGATACCCAATCTCATCTTTGTTTTTGTATTGTACAGGCTTTATCAGAAAGCGCCTAAATAGAATATTTTCTGCTTTCGCAAAACGATCTGGTCTGGTTTTTGTTATCCATTGTAACATGTGCTAATTTCGCGGCACAAACGATTGCTGGAATCTATCATATCTAAACATATACGTCATGGGTATCATCAAAGACCGGTTTAAAGTCAAGTCAGAAGCCGCCAACGCAGAGATCAAGAATTTGCTGAAAGAACACGGTAATAAGATCATTGGAGAAGTTACCCTGTCGCAAGTGTACCAGGGTATGCGTGGTATCACCGGTCTGGTAACCGAGACCAGTTTACTGGATGCTCAGGAAGGCATTCGTTTCCGTGGGTATTCCATTCCGGAGTTGCAGGAAAAGCTGCCAAAATCACCACATGGTTCTGAGCCATTGCCAGAGGGTTTGTTTTACCTGATGCTCATGGGCGAATTGCCTGAGCAGGCAGATGTGGAGCACGTAACAGCCATCTTGCAGCGCAGAAGCCATGTGCCAAGCCATGTGTTTGCAGCAATTGATGCACTGCCCTTAACAGCACACCCCATGACCATGTTTGTGACAGGTGTGATGGCGCTGCAGACAGAAAGCTATTTTGCTAAATCCTATGCAGAGGGTATCAATAAAAAGGACTATTGGGAACCCACTTTTGATGATGCGGTCATTCTGATTGCACGCTTACCACGTATTGCAGCCTATATCTATCGTCGTAAGTATAAGAATGGTGAACATATTCAGCCGAATGGTATGCTCGACTGGGCAGGTAACTTGGCGCATATGCTGGGTTATGACGACCATGGCTTCCGTGAGTTGATGCGTTTATACATGACCATCCATGCCGATCATGAAGGTGGTAACGTATCTGCACACACAACCCACTTGGTTGGTTCAGCTTTGAGTGATCCTTACCTGGCTTATGCAGCTGGTATGAATGGCTTGGCTGGTCCGCTACATGGTCTGGCGAATCAGGAAGTAATCAAGTGGATTTTTGAAATGCAGATGGAATTGGGAACTGATGATCCAAGCACTGAACAGATTGCGAATTACGTGCAGAAAACATTGTCTTCCGGTAAAGTAGTACCTGGTTATGGTCACGCAGTATTGCGTAAGACAGATCCACGCTTTACGGCGCAGATGGAGTTTGGTAAAAAGCATATGCCACATGACAAACTGGTAAACACCGTTTGGAAGA is drawn from Chitinophagales bacterium and contains these coding sequences:
- a CDS encoding glycosyltransferase, yielding MIVIPSFVWDIVLAVFCIIVAVQVYYYLFFFRRLAFYKAPEKHVNMEHPVSVVICARDEADNLVKNLPGVLVQDYKTTTEIVVVNDNSTDESKYIIDEFKKSFKNINHIELTQEAKLISGKKFPLSMGIKSARHEMILLTDADCVPASEHWLQKMQDAYQDNTEIVLGYGAYHKKPGLLNKLIRFETFHTALQYFSYALAGKPYMGVGRNLSYKKDVFLRNKGFSSINMIPSGDDDLFINQVATPDNTAIVIDPAAHTLSEPKRTWNDWMKQKYRHYSTSRYYKAQHQFLLGLYSSSLFLIYPLLAVSLIFYPIWWIPLSVWGVRFLLQSFFLFKTMKKLNEADLWPWFLFFDIWMFFYTLFFLPALWKRPATNWN
- the tgt gene encoding tRNA guanosine(34) transglycosylase Tgt, giving the protein MAALTFALEGKDAASAARAGTIVTDHGSIQTPIFMPVGTVGTVKAVTQQQLHADVQAQIILGNTYHLYLRPGTEVLEAAGGLHRFNGWNKPILTDSGGYQVFSLAANRKLSEEGALFQSHIDGSRHLFTPESVMDIQRSIGADIIMAFDECPPYPSEYRYAQKSMELTHRWLDRCFNRLAETPDKYGYTQNLFPIVQGSTYEDLRKASSEYIASKGAVGNAIGGLSVGEPEQMLYDFTQLCCEILPEAKPRYLMGVGTPWNILEGIARGVDMFDCVMPTRNGRNGMLFTTQGVINIKNKQWAKDFSPVDPGLPNELSQFYSKAYLRHLFVAGEILGMQLASLQNLSFYLWLVGEARKHILAGDFHSWKTQQVEILRRRL
- a CDS encoding LptF/LptG family permease, which encodes MKKLDWYILKNFIFTFVFSILLFAVIAVVIDVSEKTDDFVKSGLPASRIITDYYYGFVPHIIALLFPLFVFISVIFFTSKMAGRSEIIAILASGTSFNRWLRPYWVGGLLLALVLWFANQYIVPKANQIRGSFEANYIDRNSSYQQLLNTSSNIYVRIDSFSYAGINYYDTLSKRGGPFFMSTIKGNQVVKNIRAEAIVWDTATRKWKLENVIERNIQGLNEVVSMKDARIMDFNFRPFDLSRDKYTKDKLTTPELDRFIRLEELRGSEGLNVLKVERYRRDAVCVTVILLTLIGAVVAGRKIRGGSGGHLAIGFVTAALFILADRFSTIFSTKGNLPPIMAAWIPNLIFVFVLYRLYQKAPK
- a CDS encoding citrate (Si)-synthase, eukaryotic, with the translated sequence MGIIKDRFKVKSEAANAEIKNLLKEHGNKIIGEVTLSQVYQGMRGITGLVTETSLLDAQEGIRFRGYSIPELQEKLPKSPHGSEPLPEGLFYLMLMGELPEQADVEHVTAILQRRSHVPSHVFAAIDALPLTAHPMTMFVTGVMALQTESYFAKSYAEGINKKDYWEPTFDDAVILIARLPRIAAYIYRRKYKNGEHIQPNGMLDWAGNLAHMLGYDDHGFRELMRLYMTIHADHEGGNVSAHTTHLVGSALSDPYLAYAAGMNGLAGPLHGLANQEVIKWIFEMQMELGTDDPSTEQIANYVQKTLSSGKVVPGYGHAVLRKTDPRFTAQMEFGKKHMPHDKLVNTVWKIYDTVPPILQSLGKIKNPWPNVDAHSGALLVHYGMVEYEFYTVLFAVSRALGVMASLIWDRALGLPLERPKSITTELVKQWLDGKGEVWGE